In one window of Oncorhynchus gorbuscha isolate QuinsamMale2020 ecotype Even-year linkage group LG23, OgorEven_v1.0, whole genome shotgun sequence DNA:
- the sqstm1 gene encoding LOW QUALITY PROTEIN: sequestosome-1 (The sequence of the model RefSeq protein was modified relative to this genomic sequence to represent the inferred CDS: inserted 2 bases in 1 codon): MSMTVKAYLLGKEHMPKEIRRFAVDQDVSTSFEYLNRKVVDVFSTLRNVPYQMFYKDEDGDMIAFSTDDELIMGLTCIKDDTFRLFIKEKKEHRREFPAFAFPGGVPPFAFXPPHPGAPHMGPPPPHGPPLHGHGPHGPPMVHPNVTCDECEGPVAGTRFKCTVCSNYDLCSPCQAKGLHKEHVLLPIWHPFNNTFEWFPRGKWMRKMRHCMWAQAQSQAQPGPSGSQPGPSGSQPGQAAPEDSQPSSDASSASSQQSQANMDYLKNIGEGVAAMLSPLGIDVDIDVEHEGKRTKVMTPNPTPPGSGGHPGARSDNGTGWSEGAGANDGDMEVDELSSLGSASGLAKGGKDTGGSGDEEWTHVTSKEVDPSTGELQSLRVGEEGSLEALGSLTPSQGPSQEPLKSLTLAEAAAYPHLPQDADPRLVESLSQMLSMGFTDEGGWLTRLLHTKDCDVGAALDTIHYSKPPKK, from the exons ATGTCTATGACCGTGAAAGCCTATCTCCTTGGGAAGGAACACATGCCGAAAGAAATTCGTCGCTTTGCCGTCGACCAAGATGTTTCAACGAGTTTTGAGTATTTGAATCGAAAGGTTGTTGATGTTTTCTCAACACTGCGAAATGTCCCCTACCAAATGTTTTACAAAG ACGAGGACGGTGACATGATCGCCTTCTCCACCGACGATGAGCTCATCATGGGCCTCACCTGCATCAAGGACGACACCTTCCGCCTCTTCATCAAGG AGAAGAAGGAGCACAGGCGTGAGTTCCCTGCTTTTGCTTTCCCGGGCGGTGTCCCTCCTTTCGCCTT CCCCCCTCACCCTGGAGCACCCCATATGGGGCCCCCTCCACCCCATGGCCCACCACTTCATGGTCATGGCCCTCACGGGCCCCCCATGGTGCACCCCAACGTGACCTGTGATGAATGCGAGGGCCCGGTGGCAGGGACCCGTTTCAAGTGCACTGTGTGCTCCAACTACGACCTATGCTCCCCGTGCCAGGCCAAAGGACTCCACAAGGAACACGTCCTCCTACCCATCTGGCACCCCTTCAACAACACATTTGAG TGGTTCCCTCGTGGGAAGTGGATGCGGAAGATGAGACACTGCATGTGGGCTCAGGCCCAAAGCCAGGCCCAGCCTGGTCCCTCTGGGTCCCAGCCTGGTCCCTCTGGGTCCCAGCCAGGCCAGGCGGCCCCCGAGGACAGTCAGCCATCCTCTGATGCCTCATCTGCTTCCTCCCAGCAGTCCCAGGCAAATATGGATTACCTAAAGAACATTGGAGAAGGGGTGGCAGCCATGCTTAGCCCACTGG GTATCGATGTGGATATTGACGTGGAGCACGAGGGGAAGAGGACCAAGGTGATGACCCCCAACCCGACCCCACCCGGGTCAGGAGGCCACCCTGGTGCTAGGAGTGACAACGGGACAGGGTGGTCTGAGGGAGCAGGGGCAAACGATGGAGACATGGAGGTGGACGAGCTGAGCAGCCTGGGGAGCGCCAGTGGTTTGGCTAAG GGTGGTAAAGACACTGGGGGCAGTGGTGACGAGGAATGGACTCACGTGACCTCCAAGGAGGTGGACCCCTCTACTGGAGAGCTCCAGTCTCTCAGGGTGGGTGAGGAGGGCTCACTGGAAGCCCTAGGGTCCCTCACCCCTTCCCAGGGTCCCTCACAGGAACCACTGAAGTCCCTCACTCTCGCTGAGGCCGCAGCCTACCCCCACTTGCCTCAAG ATGCAGACCCACGCCTGGTGGAGTCGCTGTCCCAGATGCTGTCCATGGGCTTCACAGACGAGGGTGGCTGGCTCACCCGTCTTCTCCACACCAAGGACTGCGACGTTGGGGCTGCCCTGGACACCATTCACTACTCCAAACCCCCCAAGAAGTAA
- the LOC124011062 gene encoding MRN complex-interacting protein isoform X1, whose translation MVQEFHVLRCCSCQTYQVQQVKKSKKWNCKLCGEKQSVIKVFGRGSGVDCRRHVQKANARRGEILEEQDQRAWSRWEEVDDVPEEEVVEKAQECCNQIAEEANGSRWGKYLQTSDEGVGQEEAEEEENVYMDRNHLKGNINVRKRKRGRGENEGRGYHSGEEDTMPPTQGWRTKGKSANPPQHNRPPSLLAPVQWSPKQSAPCRPPVPAYSKPPTVIEPPSTTSSKLSSTSVPYRANAATTSQPSGSSGTAVSQASKWAQFLTASPEEDETNWSGSTMHMDEFQTTGSMFSNVPNVLLKNQNPFGQPACSGFSKLSGLGGGSGFLGRSTRKTFDRLTSTTPCCGEASYSEGGPAHMTLPEESKAPVCHQPPPTKHPCPTLSLGSLFYTDDDFDDTF comes from the exons ATGGTTCAGGAATTTCATGTCCTAAGATGCTGTTCTTGCCAAACCTACCAAGTGCAACAG GTTAAAAAGAGCAAAAAATGGAACTGCAAGCTGTGTGGGGAAAAGCAGTCGGTCATTAAG GTGTTTGGTCGTGGCTCTGGAGTGGATTGCAGACGTCATGTTCAGAAGGCCAATGCCAGGCGTGGAGAGATACTTGAAGAGCAGGACCAGAGAGCCTGGTCACGATG GGAGGAGGTGGATGATGTGCCTGAAGAAGAGGTTGTAGAAAAAGCTCAGGAGTGTTGTAACCAGATT GCAGAAGAGGCTAATGGGAGTCGCTGGGGTAAATACCTGCAGACGAGCGATGAAGGGGTGGGTCAAGAAGAagctgaggaagaggagaatgtTTACATGGACAGAAACCATCTCAAAGGCAACATAAATGTCAG aaagaggaagagaggtcgAGGGGAGAATGAGGGGAGGGGATATCACAGTGGAGAAGAGGACACCATGCCTCCTACACAAGGCTGGAGGACGAAAGGGAAGTCGGCTAAT ccaccacaacacaacagacccccCAGCTTATTAGCCCCTGTACAGTGGTCTCCCAAACAGTCAGCTCCCTGCAGACCACCAGTCCCAGCTTACAGCAAACCCCCTACTGTAATTGAACCACCCTCAACTACCAGCAGCAAACTCTCTTCAACCTCAGTCCCCTACAGAGCAAATGCAGCGACGACCTCGCAACCTTCTGGATCCTCGGGTACTGCAGTGTCACAGGCCTCCAAGTGGGCCCAGTTCCTTACTGCCTCTCCTGAGGAAGATGAGACCAACTGGAGTGGTAGTACAATGCATATGGATGAGTTCCAAACCACTGGTTCAATGTTCTCAAATGTTCCTAATGTGTTGCTCAAAAACCAGAACCCTTTTGGACAACCGGCCTGTAGTGGTTTTTCCAAATTGTCTGGGCTAGGTGGGGGTAGTGGTTTTCTGGGGAGGAGCACCAGAAAGACATTTGATAGGCTGACGTCGACTACCCCCTGTTGTGGAGAGGCATCCTATAGCGAAGGAGGTCCTGCCCATATGACGTTACCTGAGGAGAGCAAAGCACCAGTCTGTCATCAGCCCCCGCCCACCAAGCACCCAtgccccaccctctctctgggGAGCCTGTTCTACACGGATGACGACTTTGATGACACATTTTAA
- the LOC124011062 gene encoding MRN complex-interacting protein isoform X2: MVQEFHVLRCCSCQTYQVQQVKKSKKWNCKLCGEKQSVIKVFGRGSGVDCRRHVQKANARRGEILEEQDQRAWSRWEEVDDVPEEEVVEKAQECCNQIAEEANGSRWGKYLQTSDEGVGQEEAEEEENVYMDRNHLKGNINVRVIRGSIGHHSKTLIQNHT; encoded by the exons ATGGTTCAGGAATTTCATGTCCTAAGATGCTGTTCTTGCCAAACCTACCAAGTGCAACAG GTTAAAAAGAGCAAAAAATGGAACTGCAAGCTGTGTGGGGAAAAGCAGTCGGTCATTAAG GTGTTTGGTCGTGGCTCTGGAGTGGATTGCAGACGTCATGTTCAGAAGGCCAATGCCAGGCGTGGAGAGATACTTGAAGAGCAGGACCAGAGAGCCTGGTCACGATG GGAGGAGGTGGATGATGTGCCTGAAGAAGAGGTTGTAGAAAAAGCTCAGGAGTGTTGTAACCAGATT GCAGAAGAGGCTAATGGGAGTCGCTGGGGTAAATACCTGCAGACGAGCGATGAAGGGGTGGGTCAAGAAGAagctgaggaagaggagaatgtTTACATGGACAGAAACCATCTCAAAGGCAACATAAATGTCAG GGTCATCCGAGGATCAATTGGCCACCATTCTAAAACACTGATCCAAAACCATACCTGA